One genomic window of Tenacibaculum tangerinum includes the following:
- a CDS encoding M57 family metalloprotease, whose protein sequence is MKKTNLNLLAILSLAVVFFTACNSSEESVPNNETNQVPSEIASKLEAAYFDSSSAKITTFMGEQGVAVEDMFFTFEQIDELNEGSNIPNTEHYRTTNLVKGLPRVITVSVSPDLGNLGSQAIDVSINMLNNLGSQLTYQRVPFGGKGKKKADIEVTEFYELESGGFITLGRAAGFPTRKGDPAKGFGINSRWFELSIAPTVNELAGTMSHEIGHCIGFRHTDYRTRESCGQNINEGSAGVGAIYIDGTPTGSDPTSIMQSCGPADTFNNNDKFAMLAIY, encoded by the coding sequence ATGAAAAAAACAAATTTAAACTTGTTAGCTATCTTATCTTTAGCGGTAGTATTTTTTACCGCATGTAACTCTTCAGAGGAAAGCGTACCTAACAACGAAACCAATCAAGTTCCATCAGAAATTGCTTCAAAGTTAGAAGCTGCTTATTTTGATTCTTCTTCTGCCAAAATCACAACTTTTATGGGTGAGCAAGGTGTTGCTGTTGAAGATATGTTCTTTACTTTTGAGCAAATTGATGAATTGAATGAAGGTTCAAACATTCCTAATACTGAACATTACAGAACTACAAACCTAGTTAAAGGTTTACCTAGAGTTATTACTGTTAGTGTTTCTCCTGATTTAGGTAATTTAGGCTCTCAAGCTATAGATGTATCTATTAATATGTTAAATAATTTGGGTTCTCAATTAACTTACCAAAGAGTTCCTTTTGGAGGAAAAGGTAAAAAGAAAGCCGATATCGAGGTAACTGAATTTTACGAGTTAGAAAGTGGTGGATTTATTACCTTGGGTAGAGCTGCTGGTTTTCCAACTAGAAAAGGAGACCCTGCTAAAGGTTTTGGTATTAACAGCAGATGGTTCGAATTATCTATCGCTCCAACTGTAAATGAACTTGCAGGTACTATGTCTCATGAAATTGGACACTGTATTGGTTTTAGACACACAGACTACAGAACACGTGAGAGTTGTGGACAAAACATTAATGAAGGTAGTGCAGGTGTAGGAGCTATCTACATCGACGGAACTCCAACAGGTTCTGACCCTACTTCTATTATGCAGTCTTGCGGACCTGCTGATACTTTTAATAACAACGATAAATTTGCCATGTTAGCTATTTACTAG
- the aroC gene encoding chorismate synthase, with protein sequence MFNSFGNILKLTTFGESHGIAIGGVIDGFPAGIKVDFDAVQQELNRRKPGQSKIVTQRKEPDTVEFLSGIFEGFTTGASIGFIIKNTNQKSKDYNHNTDVYRPSHADYTYDKKYGIRDHRGGGRTSARETANWVVAGALAKQLINHIKINAFTSSVGDVFMSKPYQELDFSKTESTIVRCPDEASAKEMIDKIQEIRKAGDTIGGTITCVVQNVPVGLGEPIFQKLHAALGQAMLSINAVKGFEFGSGFCGAKMKGSEHNDLFNPDGTTQSNLSGGIQGGISNGMDIYFRVAFKPVATIMQNQTTTNSKGEATEIHGKGRHDPCVVPRAVPIVEAMTAMVLADFWLMNKMRK encoded by the coding sequence ATGTTTAATTCATTTGGAAACATTTTAAAGCTAACTACGTTCGGAGAATCTCATGGGATTGCCATTGGAGGTGTCATTGACGGATTTCCTGCAGGAATAAAAGTCGACTTTGATGCTGTTCAGCAAGAATTAAATCGTCGTAAACCAGGGCAATCAAAAATAGTAACGCAACGTAAAGAACCAGATACTGTCGAATTTTTATCTGGAATTTTCGAAGGGTTTACTACAGGAGCGTCTATAGGCTTTATAATAAAAAACACCAATCAAAAAAGTAAAGATTACAACCATAATACAGATGTGTATCGTCCTTCACATGCCGATTATACCTACGATAAAAAATACGGAATAAGAGATCATAGAGGAGGAGGCCGTACATCGGCAAGAGAAACGGCAAATTGGGTGGTTGCAGGAGCGTTGGCAAAACAGTTAATTAATCATATTAAGATTAATGCATTTACCTCTTCGGTTGGAGATGTTTTTATGTCTAAACCCTATCAAGAATTAGATTTTTCTAAAACAGAAAGTACTATTGTACGATGCCCAGATGAAGCATCTGCAAAAGAAATGATTGATAAAATTCAAGAAATACGTAAAGCAGGAGATACCATTGGAGGTACCATAACTTGTGTGGTACAAAATGTTCCAGTTGGTTTAGGAGAACCCATATTTCAAAAATTACACGCAGCATTAGGACAAGCAATGTTGTCGATAAATGCCGTAAAGGGTTTTGAGTTTGGTAGTGGTTTTTGCGGAGCAAAAATGAAAGGTTCTGAACATAACGATTTATTTAATCCAGACGGCACCACACAATCGAACTTGTCTGGTGGAATTCAAGGAGGGATTTCTAACGGGATGGACATTTACTTTCGAGTGGCATTTAAACCAGTAGCCACCATTATGCAAAACCAAACAACCACTAATTCAAAAGGAGAAGCTACAGAAATTCATGGTAAAGGACGTCATGATCCTTGTGTGGTTCCGAGAGCAGTACCTATTGTAGAAGCAATGACAGCAATGGTTTTAGCAGATTTTTGGTTAATGAACAAAATGAGAAAATAG
- a CDS encoding phosphatase PAP2 family protein, which yields MIEDIIQKDKELLIYLNNLGIEQWDGFWLTVTNQFTWTPLFVLVLFLVFKQFGWKKGLFTLLFIVIIVTFTDQFTNFIKNTTGRIRPCNIEGIREQLRFFEYRPKGKSFWSGHASLSTTITTFMILLLRRHYKMIYLMIFFPLIFGYSRIYLGVHFPIDVTVGYIAGIIMGMLFYVAYRALEKKLKLQK from the coding sequence TTGATAGAAGATATTATACAAAAAGATAAAGAACTTTTAATTTACCTTAACAATTTAGGTATCGAACAATGGGATGGTTTTTGGTTAACAGTAACCAATCAATTCACATGGACCCCTTTATTTGTTCTTGTACTATTTTTAGTGTTTAAGCAGTTTGGTTGGAAAAAAGGACTTTTTACCTTATTATTCATAGTGATTATAGTTACGTTTACAGATCAATTCACAAACTTTATTAAAAATACAACAGGAAGAATCAGACCATGCAATATAGAAGGAATCAGAGAACAATTGCGTTTTTTTGAATACAGACCCAAAGGAAAAAGCTTTTGGTCAGGACATGCATCATTGTCAACAACGATAACTACTTTTATGATTTTGCTGTTAAGAAGGCACTATAAAATGATTTATCTAATGATTTTCTTTCCGTTAATTTTTGGGTATAGTAGAATTTATTTAGGAGTGCATTTTCCAATAGATGTTACAGTTGGATATATTGCAGGAATCATTATGGGAATGTTGTTCTACGTAGCTTATCGGGCTTTAGAAAAGAAATTGAAGCTTCAGAAATAA
- a CDS encoding peptidylprolyl isomerase, with product MKFLKYLIVTAIVCTACKSAKYPNLENGLYADIQTNRGDILVKFFYEKVPMTVANFVSLSEGNNPKMIDSLKGKPFYDGTKFHRVIKDFMIQGGDKTGTGGGDAGYTFADEFPIGDDGEFLYKHDGPGVVSMANYSRPVSNSSQFFITHKATPWLDGGHSVFGRVLQGQQVVDAIEKNDYIKKVAILRVGKEAKNFDAPKIFEAELATVEKKEAERKKKLEELKEKYQEEQGINEAITTNSGLKILSLKKGEGKKVNPALPTTAHYTLYLSDGRKIDSSLDKGEPFVFTIDDENFPLIAGFKEGVKTMKEGDKVRLFIPSYLGYGDNRLGPIPPKSDLIFEIEVLKVGK from the coding sequence ATGAAGTTTCTTAAGTATTTAATCGTAACAGCAATTGTATGTACCGCATGCAAGTCTGCTAAATACCCTAATTTAGAAAATGGGTTGTATGCAGATATTCAAACCAACAGAGGTGATATCTTAGTGAAGTTTTTTTACGAGAAAGTTCCTATGACAGTCGCAAACTTTGTCTCTTTATCAGAAGGAAACAATCCTAAGATGATAGACTCTTTAAAAGGAAAGCCATTTTATGACGGAACAAAATTTCACAGAGTAATCAAAGACTTTATGATACAAGGAGGAGATAAAACAGGAACTGGAGGTGGAGATGCTGGATATACTTTTGCCGATGAGTTTCCGATAGGTGATGACGGAGAGTTTTTGTACAAACACGACGGACCAGGAGTCGTGTCTATGGCAAACTATTCGAGACCTGTTTCTAATTCGAGTCAATTTTTCATTACCCATAAAGCAACCCCTTGGTTAGATGGTGGACACTCTGTTTTTGGACGCGTATTACAAGGGCAACAAGTAGTAGATGCTATTGAAAAAAATGATTATATAAAGAAGGTAGCCATTTTAAGAGTAGGTAAAGAAGCGAAAAATTTTGATGCACCTAAGATTTTCGAAGCAGAGTTAGCGACTGTAGAAAAGAAAGAGGCAGAACGAAAGAAAAAACTTGAAGAGTTAAAGGAAAAATACCAAGAAGAACAAGGGATAAATGAAGCAATAACAACGAACTCAGGATTAAAGATTCTTTCCTTGAAAAAAGGAGAAGGAAAAAAAGTAAATCCTGCATTACCAACCACTGCACATTATACATTATATTTATCAGATGGAAGAAAAATAGACTCTAGTTTAGATAAAGGAGAACCCTTTGTATTTACTATTGATGATGAAAATTTTCCATTAATAGCAGGTTTTAAAGAAGGAGTAAAAACCATGAAAGAAGGAGATAAAGTGCGATTGTTTATACCTTCTTATTTAGGATATGGAGATAATAGGTTAGGACCTATTCCTCCAAAATCAGATTTAATTTTTGAAATAGAAGTTTTAAAAGTAGGAAAGTAG
- a CDS encoding FKBP-type peptidyl-prolyl cis-trans isomerase, with amino-acid sequence MKLTNILAATVVGLSIVSCTNGQFKEKSSLASEVDSVSYAIGLDMATKIKANFDEMDQDLFVQGFKNGMDSTNLLIEAKDVNTILRTFFQKKQEEKMKQMQEEQAKKAEAEFGDNKKAGEEFLAENKTKDGVKTTESGLQYLVLKEGEGETPKATSRVKVHYHGTLTDGTVFDSSVDRGEPAEFGVGQVIKGWTEGLQLMKPGAKYKFFIPQELAYGAQQRGQHIKPFSTLVFEVELLDIIEPLGQGHSKGDGHGH; translated from the coding sequence ATGAAATTAACGAACATTTTAGCAGCCACAGTTGTAGGTTTATCAATTGTTTCATGCACTAACGGTCAGTTTAAAGAAAAGAGCTCATTAGCATCAGAAGTAGATTCTGTAAGCTATGCAATAGGGTTGGATATGGCCACAAAAATTAAAGCGAATTTTGATGAAATGGATCAAGATTTATTTGTTCAAGGCTTTAAAAACGGAATGGACTCTACAAACTTGCTTATAGAGGCGAAAGATGTAAATACGATATTAAGAACATTTTTTCAAAAGAAACAAGAAGAAAAAATGAAACAAATGCAAGAAGAGCAAGCTAAAAAAGCAGAAGCAGAATTTGGAGATAACAAAAAAGCAGGAGAAGAGTTTTTAGCAGAAAATAAGACTAAAGATGGTGTGAAAACTACCGAAAGCGGTTTGCAATACCTTGTATTAAAAGAAGGTGAAGGAGAGACTCCAAAAGCGACTTCTAGGGTTAAGGTGCACTACCACGGTACGTTAACTGACGGAACTGTGTTTGATAGCTCAGTAGATAGAGGTGAGCCAGCAGAGTTTGGTGTAGGTCAAGTAATTAAAGGATGGACAGAAGGTTTGCAATTAATGAAGCCTGGTGCGAAATATAAATTCTTTATACCACAAGAGTTAGCTTACGGTGCTCAACAGAGAGGACAACATATCAAGCCTTTCTCAACGTTGGTTTTTGAAGTAGAACTGTTAGATATTATCGAGCCGTTAGGACAAGGACACTCGAAGGGAGATGGACACGGCCACTAA
- the gldI gene encoding gliding motility-associated peptidyl-prolyl isomerase GldI translates to MKRKIVVFIFVVLAAISCKEPEARRPKQQGTTNFYKEVIKENKKLNALEKERLEQWIAKDTLKQYNISPNGFWYTYVKKDSVSSVTPQFEDVVLVSYDVVAMNGETLYTTKQRSYKVDKEDFIPALQDGIKLMKKGETITFVIPSYRAFGVTGDGNKIAVNQPIQSTVTLIDIKSEKQ, encoded by the coding sequence ATGAAGCGTAAGATAGTAGTTTTTATTTTTGTAGTTTTAGCGGCTATATCTTGTAAAGAACCCGAAGCAAGAAGACCAAAGCAACAGGGTACCACAAATTTTTACAAAGAAGTAATTAAAGAAAACAAGAAGCTAAATGCTTTAGAAAAAGAGCGTTTGGAACAATGGATCGCTAAAGATACTCTTAAACAATACAATATTTCACCAAACGGTTTTTGGTATACCTATGTAAAAAAAGACAGTGTAAGTTCAGTTACTCCGCAGTTTGAAGATGTGGTGTTGGTGTCGTATGACGTAGTAGCTATGAACGGAGAAACTTTGTACACAACAAAACAACGAAGTTATAAAGTAGATAAAGAAGATTTTATTCCTGCATTACAAGATGGAATAAAGTTGATGAAAAAAGGAGAAACTATTACATTTGTAATTCCATCTTACAGAGCTTTTGGAGTTACAGGAGATGGAAATAAAATAGCTGTAAATCAGCCCATACAAAGTACAGTAACATTAATAGATATTAAATCAGAAAAACAATAA
- a CDS encoding DHH family phosphoesterase encodes MILKHFTELQEFLLEPRNIVIIGHRNPDGDAIGSTLGLKHYLDKKGHTTQVLVPNEYPDFLHWIPGSETVKRFDRQNNQSVKALVKSDIVFLLDFNALHRVGTDMQRTLEEYENDFALIDHHQQPDDFMYMYSDTSMSSTCQMVYNFIEMMGDVALIDKNIATCLYTGIMTDTGSFRFRSTTSTTHRIIADLIDKGAENDRIHSNVHDANSYNRLLLLGQALSNMKVLPTYKTAFITLSEEEKRRFHYEKGDTEGVVNYALSLKGIVFAAIFIEDEEQSIVKISFRSKGTFSVNQFARKYFNGGGHDNAAGGKSDDTMENTIAKFKSLLPTYKQQLESSYEA; translated from the coding sequence ATGATTTTAAAACACTTTACAGAGCTACAAGAATTTTTATTAGAACCTAGAAACATTGTAATCATTGGGCATAGAAACCCTGATGGAGACGCTATAGGTTCAACTTTGGGTTTGAAACATTACCTAGATAAAAAAGGGCACACCACTCAGGTATTAGTACCTAATGAGTATCCAGATTTTTTACATTGGATTCCAGGATCTGAAACAGTAAAGCGTTTTGACCGCCAAAATAATCAGTCTGTAAAAGCTTTAGTGAAGTCAGATATTGTTTTTTTATTAGATTTTAATGCATTGCATAGGGTAGGAACTGACATGCAAAGAACCTTAGAAGAATACGAAAATGATTTTGCGTTGATAGATCATCACCAACAACCCGATGATTTTATGTACATGTATTCTGATACCTCTATGTCTTCAACTTGTCAAATGGTGTATAATTTTATTGAAATGATGGGCGATGTTGCGTTGATTGATAAAAACATAGCTACTTGTTTGTATACAGGTATTATGACAGACACGGGTTCGTTCCGTTTCAGATCTACCACTAGTACCACACACAGAATTATTGCCGATTTAATAGATAAAGGTGCAGAGAATGATAGAATACACAGTAATGTACACGACGCCAATTCGTATAATAGGTTGTTGCTATTAGGGCAAGCGTTGAGTAATATGAAAGTGTTGCCAACATATAAAACAGCTTTTATCACGCTGTCTGAAGAAGAAAAAAGGCGTTTTCACTACGAAAAAGGAGATACAGAGGGGGTGGTGAATTATGCATTATCTTTAAAAGGAATTGTTTTTGCCGCTATTTTTATTGAAGACGAAGAACAAAGTATTGTGAAGATATCTTTCCGTTCTAAAGGAACATTCTCTGTAAACCAGTTTGCACGTAAGTATTTCAATGGAGGAGGGCATGATAATGCCGCGGGCGGAAAAAGCGATGACACTATGGAAAATACAATAGCAAAATTCAAATCTTTATTACCTACCTATAAACAACAGTTAGAAAGTTCGTATGAAGCGTAA
- a CDS encoding nucleoside-diphosphate kinase, translated as MATNRTFTMIKPDAVENGHTGAILEKINAAGFRIVAMKKTQMTQRDAETFYGVHSERPFFGELVAFMTRGPIIAAILEKDNAVEDFRTLIGATNPAEAAEGTIRQLYATSIGENAVHGSDSDENAAIEGAFHFSGREMF; from the coding sequence ATGGCAACAAATAGAACTTTTACAATGATTAAACCAGATGCTGTTGAAAACGGACATACTGGTGCAATTTTAGAAAAAATTAATGCTGCGGGATTTAGAATCGTAGCTATGAAAAAAACACAAATGACGCAACGTGATGCTGAAACTTTTTATGGAGTACACAGCGAGCGTCCTTTCTTTGGTGAATTGGTAGCATTTATGACTCGCGGACCAATTATCGCAGCTATCTTAGAAAAAGACAATGCAGTTGAAGACTTTAGAACGTTAATCGGTGCTACCAACCCAGCAGAAGCTGCAGAAGGAACCATTCGTCAGTTGTACGCTACTTCTATCGGAGAAAATGCAGTACACGGTTCTGATTCTGATGAAAATGCAGCTATTGAAGGTGCTTTTCATTTTTCAGGTAGAGAAATGTTTTAA
- a CDS encoding DUF721 domain-containing protein, protein MAKRENDSFSIKDLMGSFIQENKNLKKGFQKIHIDEAWEKLMGAGVVSYTSEVKLQNGTLVVRLSSSVLREELSYGKDKIIRMLNEEMGQELVKKLLLV, encoded by the coding sequence ATGGCTAAAAGAGAGAATGATAGCTTTTCGATAAAAGATTTAATGGGGAGTTTTATTCAGGAGAATAAAAACTTAAAAAAGGGGTTTCAAAAAATTCATATAGATGAAGCTTGGGAAAAACTCATGGGTGCTGGTGTCGTATCGTATACCAGTGAAGTAAAATTGCAAAATGGCACCTTAGTCGTGCGTTTATCATCTTCTGTTTTAAGAGAAGAGTTAAGTTATGGGAAAGATAAAATTATCCGAATGCTTAACGAAGAAATGGGGCAAGAGTTGGTTAAAAAGTTGTTGTTGGTTTAA
- the recF gene encoding DNA replication/repair protein RecF (All proteins in this family for which functions are known are DNA-binding proteins that assist the filamentation of RecA onto DNA for the initiation of recombination or recombinational repair.): MYLQKLSLVNFKNIKSQTFNFQEKINCFVGNNGVGKTNVLDAIYYLSFAKSYFNSVAGQNIRHGQDFFVLEGDYVLNNRQEKIICSLKRGQKKVLKRNGKAYEKFSEHIGQLPLVIISPADRDLIVEGSETRRKFIDGVISQQDKHYLQALISYTKTVSQRNALLKYFAANRTFDALNLKVYDEQLIEYGTIIYNKRTAFLEKFVPIFNAKHQIISGANEVVNLRYKSQVHDMPIEGLLQQSLEKDKLLQYTSAGVHKDDLGFEIEGYPIKKFGSQGQQKSYLIALKLAQFEFIKQQSNVTPILLLDDIFDKLDEHRVAQIVDLVDSNEFGQIFITDTHADRTEEVIKKSNKAYQIFKL; this comes from the coding sequence ATGTATTTGCAAAAATTATCGTTGGTTAACTTTAAGAATATCAAATCACAAACGTTTAATTTTCAAGAAAAAATAAATTGTTTTGTGGGAAATAATGGTGTTGGAAAAACTAATGTCTTAGACGCCATTTACTATCTGTCTTTTGCAAAGAGTTATTTTAATTCGGTTGCAGGGCAGAATATTCGCCATGGTCAAGATTTTTTTGTGCTTGAAGGAGATTATGTTTTGAATAATCGACAAGAAAAAATTATTTGTTCTTTAAAAAGAGGACAAAAAAAGGTGTTAAAGCGTAACGGTAAAGCCTATGAAAAGTTTTCTGAGCATATTGGTCAACTACCGTTGGTTATTATTTCTCCTGCAGATAGAGATTTGATTGTAGAAGGTAGCGAAACGCGACGTAAATTTATAGATGGAGTTATTTCTCAACAAGACAAACATTATTTGCAAGCGTTAATTTCATACACGAAAACGGTAAGTCAACGAAATGCACTGTTAAAATATTTTGCGGCGAACAGAACTTTTGATGCTTTGAATTTGAAAGTATACGATGAGCAATTAATTGAGTACGGAACGATTATTTATAATAAAAGAACCGCTTTTTTAGAAAAATTTGTGCCTATTTTTAATGCAAAACATCAAATCATATCAGGAGCCAATGAAGTGGTGAATTTACGCTATAAAAGTCAGGTGCACGATATGCCTATAGAAGGTTTATTACAACAAAGTTTAGAAAAAGATAAACTGTTACAATATACTTCTGCTGGGGTACATAAGGATGATTTAGGTTTTGAAATTGAAGGGTATCCTATCAAGAAGTTTGGTTCGCAAGGCCAGCAAAAATCGTATTTAATAGCGTTGAAATTAGCTCAGTTTGAATTTATTAAGCAGCAATCGAATGTAACTCCAATTTTGTTATTAGATGATATTTTTGACAAGCTAGATGAACATCGTGTTGCCCAAATAGTTGATTTAGTTGATAGTAATGAATTCGGGCAGATTTTTATTACTGATACCCATGCCGATAGAACAGAAGAGGTGATTAAAAAGAGTAACAAAGCATATCAAATTTTTAAATTATAA
- a CDS encoding tetratricopeptide repeat protein codes for MATYKKRGYKPKKEKVTKEVEENFDETQSTTAEVFNTLDDTANKSEQWIEKNSKPLFYGLVAIAALILMYLAYNKFIAEPTQQQASNELAYPRTFFDKARTSAGAVADSLYNLGLEGGDGKYGFIDIADQFSGTKAGNLANYYAGISYLKMKKYEEAIEYLSNFSSDDELLGPTALGAIGDAFADINQLEDALDYYEQAANKKENQFTTPLFLFKAAQIAMVLEKYGKAEKLYTSIKEKYPNSDQGRDIEKYINSAKYAQ; via the coding sequence ATGGCTACATACAAGAAAAGAGGTTACAAACCTAAGAAAGAAAAGGTAACTAAAGAAGTAGAGGAAAATTTTGACGAAACGCAAAGTACTACCGCTGAAGTATTTAATACTTTAGATGATACAGCGAATAAATCAGAGCAATGGATTGAAAAGAACAGCAAGCCATTATTTTACGGATTGGTAGCTATTGCAGCTTTAATTTTAATGTACCTAGCGTACAACAAATTTATTGCTGAACCAACACAACAACAAGCTTCTAACGAATTAGCATACCCTCGTACTTTCTTTGATAAAGCACGTACCTCAGCTGGTGCCGTTGCTGATTCTTTATACAATTTAGGTCTAGAAGGTGGAGATGGAAAATATGGTTTTATTGATATTGCAGATCAATTTAGTGGTACAAAAGCAGGAAATTTAGCCAATTACTATGCTGGAATTTCTTACTTAAAAATGAAAAAATACGAAGAGGCTATTGAATATTTAAGTAATTTTAGTTCTGACGATGAGTTATTAGGTCCTACTGCTTTAGGTGCTATTGGTGATGCTTTTGCTGATATTAACCAGCTAGAAGATGCCTTAGACTATTACGAACAAGCTGCCAACAAAAAAGAAAATCAGTTTACCACACCTTTATTCTTATTCAAGGCTGCACAAATTGCCATGGTTTTAGAAAAGTATGGTAAAGCTGAAAAATTATATACATCCATTAAAGAAAAATATCCTAATTCTGATCAAGGAAGAGATATTGAAAAATATATCAATAGCGCAAAATACGCTCAGTAA
- the ribH gene encoding 6,7-dimethyl-8-ribityllumazine synthase has translation MATTNLSYYDKATIPNANPFRFGIVVSEWNPEITKNLHKGALETLLDCGATEENIISWEVPGSFELVYGCKKMIETQKLDAIIAIGNVIQGETKHFDFVCDGVTQGIVDLNIAYDVPVIFCVLTDNTKQQSIDRSGGKLGNKGIECAVAAVKMAAIKNQKRPSNSLGF, from the coding sequence ATGGCAACAACAAATTTATCTTATTACGATAAAGCAACAATCCCAAATGCGAACCCTTTTCGATTTGGGATTGTTGTTTCAGAATGGAATCCTGAAATCACTAAAAACCTTCATAAAGGTGCTCTTGAAACCCTGTTGGACTGTGGAGCAACAGAAGAAAATATAATCTCTTGGGAAGTTCCAGGTAGTTTTGAACTGGTGTACGGGTGTAAAAAAATGATTGAAACCCAAAAATTAGATGCCATCATTGCTATTGGCAATGTAATTCAAGGAGAAACCAAACATTTCGATTTTGTTTGTGACGGAGTTACTCAAGGAATTGTAGACCTAAATATTGCATACGACGTACCTGTTATTTTTTGTGTGTTGACAGACAATACCAAACAACAATCAATCGACCGTTCAGGTGGAAAACTAGGAAATAAAGGAATTGAATGTGCCGTAGCCGCAGTTAAAATGGCAGCCATAAAAAATCAAAAACGCCCTTCAAATTCATTAGGGTTTTAA
- a CDS encoding riboflavin synthase subunit beta — translation MGFIKRENKKFDYKPRYYEGENNPYEIKQKFDAYRTTIGKKKGLKNKFNAAFNEFKESGYTLNKTVVIIALVLTFIFLFLIDFDLSIFFSKK, via the coding sequence ATGGGATTTATAAAAAGAGAAAACAAAAAATTTGATTACAAACCTCGTTATTATGAAGGAGAAAACAATCCGTATGAAATAAAACAAAAGTTTGATGCATACAGAACTACTATTGGAAAGAAAAAAGGTTTGAAAAATAAATTCAATGCCGCTTTCAACGAATTTAAAGAGTCGGGGTATACCTTAAATAAAACTGTAGTAATTATTGCGCTGGTTTTAACCTTTATTTTTCTTTTTTTGATTGATTTTGATCTTTCCATCTTTTTCTCTAAAAAATAA